The following coding sequences lie in one Haematobia irritans isolate KBUSLIRL chromosome 3, ASM5000362v1, whole genome shotgun sequence genomic window:
- the LOC142231615 gene encoding thioredoxin-like, producing the protein MLKLTKEGLLYCLKSCINASANSQTICQRFRPSTCTATVKCFSQGHTRLKEFSIKNPTEFDEKVMQNDHPVLVDFHANWCDPCTKLTPRMSALLKNSEEVDLAIIDVETNTDLVDTFNVQSVPTVFAVQNGKIVHKFIGLVEANILKSMIDSLKAKDSTDGGVHSSTA; encoded by the exons atgctgAAACTTACAAAAGAAGGATTGTTGTACTGCTTGAAGAGTTGTATTAACGCTTCAGCAAATAGTCAAActatttgtcaacgttttaggcCATCAACCTGTACAGCAACTGTGAAATGTTTCTCTCAAGGACATACAAGATTGAAGGAGTTCTCCATAAAGAATCCTACAGAGTTTGATGAAAAG GTTATGCAAAATGATCATCCTGTTCTCGTGGATTTCCATGCCAATTGGTGTGACCCCTGCACAAAACTAACACCCAGAATGTCTGCTCTATTGAAAAATTCAGAAGAAGTTGATTTGGCCATTATTGATGTAGAAACTAATACGGATCTTGTGGATACATTTAATGTACAATCTGTACCTACTGTCTTTGCTGTTCAAAATGGCAAAATAGTTCATAAATTTATTGGTTTGGTTGAAGCAAATATTCTTAAATCTATGATTGATAGTTTGAAAGCAAAAGATTCGACCGATGGTGGTGTACATAGTTCCACAGCTTAA